A genomic region of Candidatus Pseudomonas phytovorans contains the following coding sequences:
- the nirD gene encoding nitrite reductase small subunit NirD translates to MNLSNAAVKTRENWQAVCQAQDLVADSGVVVWLDGAQVALFYLPGQAQPLYAVDNRDPRSGANIIGRGLVGSVQGELVVAAPLYKQHFSLASGECLEDAGQRLRVWPVRLNGEAVELAVA, encoded by the coding sequence ATGAACCTGTCCAATGCTGCTGTGAAAACCCGCGAGAACTGGCAGGCGGTGTGCCAGGCGCAAGACCTGGTAGCCGATTCCGGCGTCGTGGTGTGGCTCGACGGGGCCCAGGTGGCGTTGTTCTACCTGCCGGGGCAGGCCCAGCCGCTGTATGCGGTAGACAACCGCGACCCGCGCTCCGGCGCCAACATCATAGGTCGCGGACTGGTGGGCAGTGTGCAGGGCGAGCTGGTGGTGGCGGCGCCGTTGTACAAGCAGCATTTCAGCCTGGCGAGCGGGGAGTGCCTGGAAGATGCCGGGCAGCGTTTGCGGGTGTGGCCGGTGCGGTTGAATGGGGAAGCAGTAGAGTTGGCGGTGGCCTGA
- a CDS encoding YkvA family protein, whose translation MSAPWNFARFLPLAERLLSRGRLPALLFAVARKGPRIGQLRDDVKLLQSLCLAWWRGEYRAISPKALVTIVAGLLYFVSPIDAIPDWLLGVGFLDDIAVLGWVLKTVADELARFKAWRDSQAPERLRVVERLPATPQALRLERNTP comes from the coding sequence ATGAGCGCACCCTGGAATTTTGCCCGTTTCCTGCCCTTGGCCGAGCGCCTGCTCAGCCGTGGCCGGCTGCCGGCCCTGCTGTTCGCAGTGGCCCGCAAAGGCCCGCGCATCGGCCAGCTGCGCGACGATGTGAAATTGCTGCAGTCGCTGTGCTTGGCATGGTGGCGCGGCGAGTACCGTGCCATCAGCCCCAAGGCGTTGGTCACCATCGTGGCCGGCCTGCTGTACTTCGTCAGCCCTATCGATGCCATCCCCGACTGGTTGCTGGGCGTGGGTTTTCTCGATGACATCGCAGTGCTGGGCTGGGTGCTGAAGACCGTGGCCGATGAATTGGCGCGCTTCAAGGCCTGGCGCGACAGCCAGGCGCCCGAGCGGCTGCGCGTGGTCGAGCGCTTGCCGGCCACCCCGCAAGCGCTGCGCCTGGAGCGCAATACCCCGTGA
- the pcaQ gene encoding pca operon transcription factor PcaQ translates to MNLDTRIKYRHLLCFLEIARQGSLARAADVLAISQPALSKTLKELEDLLQARLFVRSRQGVELTPAGARFMRYAGPSVQALRDGVSSLRGEAQAPSQVRIGVLSTVEGLLMPEVLCRMHQRHEALVISVATGVSAQLLGQLRLGELELVVGRMTDSPQIQGLSFEHLYSESMSLVVRPGHPLLAATPVERAQVGRYPLVLPPAGTTIRQHADSLFVQCGIQMPAQRLETLSLALSRRYVLGSDGLWVAPRDAVLLDLRRGELVELDLGVREPGGSVGICRNAALAQSLPAQWLCEVLREVAGEYREGNYP, encoded by the coding sequence ATGAACCTCGACACCCGTATCAAATACCGCCACCTGCTGTGCTTCCTGGAGATCGCCCGGCAGGGCAGCCTGGCCAGGGCTGCCGACGTGCTCGCCATCAGCCAGCCGGCCCTCTCCAAAACCCTCAAGGAGCTCGAAGACCTGCTGCAAGCGCGCCTGTTCGTGCGCAGCCGGCAGGGCGTCGAGCTGACCCCGGCCGGGGCGCGTTTCATGCGTTATGCCGGGCCCAGCGTGCAGGCCCTGCGCGATGGCGTCAGCAGCTTGCGCGGCGAAGCACAGGCGCCGTCGCAGGTGCGTATTGGCGTGCTGTCGACGGTCGAGGGCCTGCTCATGCCCGAGGTGCTGTGCCGCATGCACCAGCGCCACGAAGCGTTGGTCATCAGTGTGGCCACCGGGGTCAGCGCGCAACTGCTCGGCCAGTTACGGCTGGGCGAACTGGAGCTGGTGGTAGGGCGCATGACCGACAGCCCGCAGATCCAGGGCCTGTCGTTCGAGCATTTGTACAGCGAGTCGATGAGCCTGGTGGTGCGCCCGGGCCACCCGTTGCTGGCCGCCACGCCCGTCGAGCGAGCCCAGGTGGGCCGTTACCCGTTGGTGTTGCCACCGGCAGGCACCACCATCCGCCAGCATGCCGACAGCCTGTTCGTGCAGTGCGGCATCCAGATGCCGGCACAGCGCCTGGAAACCCTGTCGCTGGCCTTGAGCCGGCGCTACGTGCTGGGCAGCGATGGGCTGTGGGTGGCGCCGCGCGACGCGGTGCTGCTCGACCTGCGCCGTGGCGAGCTGGTCGAACTCGACCTGGGCGTGCGCGAACCGGGCGGCTCGGTTGGCATCTGCCGCAATGCAGCCCTGGCGCAGAGCCTGCCGGCGCAGTGGCTGTGCGAGGTGCTGCGCGAGGTGGCAGGGGAGTACCGCGAGGGCAATTACCCCTGA
- a CDS encoding carboxy terminal-processing peptidase translates to MKHFLPSTALAVMIGLGSLALGGNAAAANKWDGLQPDRDEIVASLNVVELLKRHHYSKPPLDDARSVIIYDSYIKLLDPARSYFTAADIAEFDKWKTQFDDFLKSGNLDPGFTIYKRYLDRVKQRLDFALAELNKGVDKIDFTTKETLLIDRKDAPWLKNQAELDDLWRKRVKDEVLRQKIAGKEPKQIQETLTKRYKNQLARLDQTRAEDIFQAYINTFAQSYDPHTNYLSPDNAENFDINMSLSLEGIGAVLQSDNDQVKIVRLVPAGPAAKTKQVAPADKIIGVAQGNKEMVDVVGWRLDEVVKLIRGPKGSVVRLEVIPASNAPSDQTSKIVSITREAVKLEEQAAKKSVLKLKQDGRDYKLGIIEIPAFYLDFKAYRAGDPEYKSTTRDVKKLLTELQKEKVDGVVIDLRNNGGGSLQEATELTSLFIEKGPTVLVRNSDGRVDVLEDENPGAFYKGPLALLVNRLSASASEIFAGAMQDYHRALIIGGQTFGKGTVQTIQPLNHGELKLTLAKFYRVSGQSTQHQGVLPDIDYPSIIDTKEIGESALPEAMPWDTIRPVVKPAADPFKPYLAQLKAQHEARSDKDAEFTYIRDRLALTQKLMTEKTVSLNEQDRRARHDDIEAKQLALENVRRKAKGEEPLKELKKEDEDALPVEDENTKPEDDAYLSETGRILIDYLSASTKVAKK, encoded by the coding sequence ATGAAGCATTTCCTCCCAAGCACCGCCCTCGCTGTAATGATCGGCCTGGGCAGCCTCGCGCTCGGCGGCAATGCAGCGGCCGCCAACAAGTGGGACGGCCTGCAGCCGGACCGTGACGAAATCGTCGCCAGCCTCAACGTGGTGGAATTGCTCAAGCGCCACCACTACAGCAAGCCGCCGCTGGACGATGCCCGCTCGGTCATCATCTACGACAGCTACATCAAGCTGCTGGACCCGGCGCGCAGCTACTTCACCGCTGCCGACATTGCCGAATTCGACAAATGGAAAACGCAATTCGACGATTTCCTCAAGAGCGGTAACCTGGACCCGGGCTTCACCATTTACAAACGCTATCTGGACCGCGTCAAGCAACGCCTGGACTTCGCCCTGGCCGAGCTGAACAAAGGCGTGGACAAGATCGACTTCACCACCAAGGAAACCTTGCTGATCGACCGCAAGGACGCCCCGTGGCTGAAGAACCAGGCCGAGCTCGATGACCTGTGGCGCAAACGCGTCAAGGATGAAGTGCTGCGCCAGAAGATCGCCGGTAAAGAACCCAAGCAAATCCAGGAAACCCTGACCAAGCGCTACAAGAACCAGCTGGCGCGCCTGGACCAGACCCGTGCCGAGGATATCTTCCAGGCCTACATCAACACCTTTGCCCAGTCCTACGATCCGCACACCAACTACCTGTCGCCAGACAACGCGGAAAACTTCGACATCAACATGAGCCTGTCGCTCGAAGGCATCGGCGCGGTACTGCAAAGCGACAACGACCAGGTCAAGATCGTGCGCCTGGTGCCGGCAGGCCCTGCCGCCAAGACCAAGCAGGTAGCCCCGGCCGACAAGATCATCGGCGTGGCCCAGGGCAACAAGGAAATGGTCGACGTGGTCGGCTGGCGGCTGGACGAAGTGGTCAAGCTGATCCGTGGCCCGAAAGGCTCGGTGGTGCGCCTGGAAGTCATCCCGGCCAGCAATGCGCCGAGCGACCAGACCAGCAAGATCGTGTCGATCACCCGTGAAGCGGTGAAACTTGAAGAGCAGGCGGCGAAAAAGTCGGTACTCAAGCTCAAGCAGGACGGGCGTGATTACAAGCTGGGCATTATCGAGATCCCGGCCTTCTACCTCGACTTCAAGGCGTACCGCGCCGGTGACCCGGAGTACAAGAGCACCACGCGTGACGTGAAGAAACTGCTCACCGAACTGCAAAAAGAGAAAGTCGACGGCGTGGTCATCGACCTGCGCAACAACGGCGGCGGCTCGCTGCAGGAAGCCACCGAACTGACCAGCCTGTTCATCGAAAAAGGCCCGACCGTACTGGTGCGCAACAGTGACGGCCGCGTCGACGTGCTTGAAGACGAAAACCCGGGTGCCTTCTACAAAGGCCCACTGGCGCTGCTGGTCAACCGCCTGTCTGCCTCGGCATCGGAGATTTTCGCCGGCGCCATGCAGGACTACCACCGCGCGCTGATCATCGGTGGCCAGACCTTCGGCAAAGGCACGGTGCAGACCATCCAGCCGCTCAACCATGGCGAGCTGAAGCTGACTCTGGCCAAGTTCTACCGTGTGTCCGGGCAGAGCACCCAGCATCAGGGCGTGCTGCCGGACATCGACTACCCGTCGATCATCGACACCAAGGAAATCGGCGAGAGCGCCCTGCCCGAAGCCATGCCATGGGACACCATCCGCCCGGTAGTGAAGCCTGCGGCCGACCCGTTCAAGCCGTACCTGGCCCAGCTCAAGGCACAGCATGAAGCGCGCAGCGACAAGGATGCCGAGTTCACCTACATTCGCGACCGCCTTGCCCTGACGCAAAAGCTGATGACCGAAAAAACCGTCAGCCTCAACGAGCAGGATCGCCGTGCTCGCCACGACGATATCGAAGCCAAGCAGTTGGCGCTGGAAAACGTCCGCCGCAAAGCCAAGGGTGAAGAGCCACTCAAAGAGCTGAAGAAAGAGGACGAGGACGCGCTGCCGGTAGAGGATGAAAACACCAAGCCGGAAGACGACGCTTACCTGTCGGAAACCGGTCGTATCCTGATCGACTACCTCAGTGCCAGCACCAAGGTGGCCAAGAAGTAG
- a CDS encoding NAD(P)H-quinone oxidoreductase, giving the protein MKALQGVDGHVEWVEAERPACDAGQVRIRVAAAGLNRADLLQMKGLYPPPPGASPYMGLECAGVVEEVGAGADWRVGDRVCALLASGAMAEEVVVDARHVLPVPEGLSLHEAAALPEVYATAWLNIFQLGGVKAGEKVLVHAGASGVGSAAIQLCKAFGSPVWVSVGSADRLAYCEALGAAGGVVRNENLEALEGFGPFDVILDPVGASYGELNLKLLARDGRWVIIGLMGGRKFELDLAQVLGKRLEITGSTLRNRDDGFKAELLRELLQQVWPLFGEGRLSPQLVDTYPVEFAQAAYAELETNQVSGKLVMVIDPSLV; this is encoded by the coding sequence GTGAAGGCATTGCAAGGCGTTGACGGACATGTGGAGTGGGTCGAGGCCGAACGCCCGGCCTGTGACGCGGGCCAAGTGCGCATTCGCGTGGCTGCTGCGGGCCTGAACCGCGCCGATCTGCTGCAGATGAAAGGTTTGTACCCGCCACCGCCAGGCGCCAGCCCGTACATGGGCCTTGAATGCGCTGGTGTGGTCGAAGAAGTGGGCGCCGGTGCCGACTGGCGCGTGGGCGACCGGGTGTGCGCATTGCTGGCCAGCGGCGCCATGGCTGAGGAAGTGGTGGTCGATGCCCGTCACGTGCTGCCAGTGCCTGAGGGCCTGAGCCTGCACGAAGCAGCCGCGTTGCCGGAGGTGTATGCCACTGCCTGGTTGAACATCTTCCAGCTGGGTGGCGTGAAGGCCGGTGAGAAGGTGCTGGTGCACGCTGGCGCCAGTGGCGTGGGTTCAGCCGCCATTCAGCTGTGCAAGGCATTCGGCAGCCCGGTGTGGGTCAGCGTAGGTTCGGCGGATCGCCTGGCCTATTGCGAAGCGCTGGGCGCTGCGGGTGGAGTGGTACGTAACGAGAACCTGGAGGCGCTGGAAGGTTTCGGGCCGTTCGACGTGATTCTCGACCCGGTGGGCGCCAGCTACGGCGAGCTCAACCTCAAGCTGCTGGCCCGTGACGGGCGTTGGGTGATCATCGGCCTGATGGGCGGGCGCAAGTTTGAACTGGACCTGGCCCAGGTACTGGGCAAGCGCCTGGAGATTACCGGCTCCACGCTGCGCAACCGTGATGACGGCTTCAAGGCCGAGTTGCTGCGCGAGTTGCTACAGCAAGTGTGGCCGCTGTTTGGCGAAGGGCGCTTGTCGCCGCAGCTGGTCGATACCTACCCGGTGGAGTTTGCCCAGGCGGCGTATGCCGAGCTTGAGACCAATCAGGTGTCGGGCAAGCTGGTGATGGTGATTGACCCAAGCCTGGTTTAA
- a CDS encoding HAD-IB family hydrolase, with protein MALAIFDLDETLIHGDCASLWSEQMARLGWVDGKDFLRRDHELMEAYGKGHLQMEDYMAFSLEPMAGRTLEEVEHLVEPWVEDVIEPIIYGDACRCIAEHRKRGDRILIISASGTHLVGPIAARLGVDEYLAIELEAVNGVYTGKTHGVLTYREGKITRLLEWLDQEQENLEGASFYSDSRNDLPLLLKVDHPHVVNPDAVLREHAETNGWPILSWS; from the coding sequence ATGGCACTGGCAATTTTCGATCTGGACGAAACCCTGATCCACGGGGACTGTGCGTCGCTATGGAGCGAGCAGATGGCCCGGCTGGGCTGGGTCGACGGCAAGGACTTCCTGCGCCGCGACCATGAACTGATGGAAGCCTACGGCAAGGGCCACCTGCAGATGGAGGACTACATGGCCTTCAGCCTGGAGCCAATGGCCGGGCGCACCCTGGAGGAGGTCGAGCATCTGGTAGAGCCTTGGGTCGAGGATGTGATCGAACCGATCATCTACGGCGACGCATGCCGCTGCATTGCCGAGCACCGCAAGCGTGGGGACCGTATTCTGATCATTTCCGCGTCAGGCACGCACCTGGTCGGGCCGATTGCCGCGCGGCTGGGGGTGGATGAGTACCTGGCGATCGAGCTGGAGGCGGTGAACGGGGTGTATACCGGCAAGACCCATGGGGTGTTGACTTACCGCGAGGGCAAGATCACCCGGTTGCTGGAATGGCTGGATCAGGAGCAGGAGAATCTGGAGGGGGCGAGTTTCTATTCCGATTCGAGGAACGACTTGCCGTTGTTGCTGAAGGTGGATCACCCGCACGTGGTGAACCCGGATGCGGTGTTGCGTGAGCATGCCGAGACCAATGGCTGGCCGATTCTGAGCTGGTCCTGA
- a CDS encoding FKBP-type peptidyl-prolyl cis-trans isomerase, which translates to MKQHRLAAAVALVGLVLAGCDQQASSPELKTPAQKASYGIGLNMGKSLAQEGMEDLDSKSVALGIEDAVGKKEQRIKDEELVEAFTALQKRAEERLAKASEEAASAGKKFLEENAKKPGVVTTASGLQYEVVKKADGPQPKPTDVVTVHYEGKLTDGKVFDSSVERGSPIDLPVSGVIPGWVEGLQLMHVGEKYKLFIPAELAYGAQSPSPLIPANSVLVFDLELIAIKDPAQLQGAEPQAEAPAEAPAEAPAK; encoded by the coding sequence ATGAAACAGCATCGTTTGGCGGCTGCGGTTGCCCTGGTAGGCCTGGTACTGGCTGGCTGTGATCAACAAGCCAGCAGCCCCGAGCTGAAGACTCCGGCACAGAAAGCCTCCTACGGTATCGGCCTGAACATGGGCAAGAGCCTGGCTCAGGAAGGCATGGAAGACCTTGATTCGAAATCGGTCGCCCTCGGCATCGAAGACGCCGTTGGCAAGAAAGAACAACGCATCAAGGACGAAGAGCTGGTAGAAGCCTTCACCGCGCTGCAGAAGCGCGCCGAAGAGCGCCTGGCCAAGGCCAGCGAAGAAGCCGCCTCTGCCGGCAAGAAGTTCCTCGAAGAAAACGCCAAGAAGCCAGGCGTGGTCACAACCGCCTCGGGCCTGCAGTACGAAGTGGTGAAGAAGGCCGACGGTCCGCAGCCCAAGCCTACCGATGTGGTTACCGTCCACTACGAAGGCAAGCTGACTGATGGCAAGGTGTTCGACAGCTCTGTCGAGCGTGGCAGCCCGATCGACCTGCCGGTCAGCGGTGTGATCCCGGGTTGGGTCGAAGGCCTGCAACTGATGCACGTTGGCGAGAAGTACAAGCTGTTCATTCCAGCTGAACTGGCCTACGGTGCACAAAGCCCAAGCCCGCTGATCCCGGCCAACTCGGTACTGGTGTTCGACCTGGAACTGATCGCCATCAAGGACCCGGCCCAACTGCAAGGCGCCGAGCCGCAAGCCGAGGCTCCAGCTGAAGCACCGGCTGAAGCGCCTGCCAAGTAA
- a CDS encoding ABC transporter permease — protein sequence MRADTRSGGWYHRAVVYLLFLILLLPLAGTLLYSLATSWSASLLPSGLTLKWYVALWSEPRFLAAFGQSLLVCMGALLLSVVLILPLLFVVHYHFPRLDALMNILILLPFAVPPVVSSVGLLQLYGSGPMAMVGTPWILIGCYFTVALPFMYRAITNNLQAINLRDLMDAAQLLGASTWQAALLVVLPNLRKGLMVALLLSFSFLFGEFVFANLLVGTRYETLQVYLNNMRNSSGHFNSALVISYFAFVLVLTWVANRLNKDKT from the coding sequence ATGCGCGCTGACACCCGTTCCGGCGGCTGGTACCACCGCGCCGTGGTCTACCTGCTGTTCCTGATCCTGCTGCTGCCACTGGCCGGCACCCTGCTGTATTCGCTGGCTACCAGCTGGTCGGCAAGCCTGCTACCCAGCGGCCTGACCCTGAAATGGTACGTGGCATTGTGGAGCGAGCCGCGCTTCCTGGCGGCCTTCGGCCAATCACTGCTGGTGTGCATGGGTGCACTGTTGCTGTCGGTGGTGCTGATCCTGCCGCTGCTGTTCGTGGTGCACTACCACTTCCCGAGGCTCGATGCGCTGATGAACATCCTGATCCTGCTGCCGTTCGCGGTGCCGCCGGTGGTGTCGTCGGTGGGGCTGCTGCAGTTGTATGGCAGCGGGCCGATGGCCATGGTCGGCACCCCGTGGATCCTGATTGGCTGCTACTTCACCGTCGCCCTGCCGTTCATGTACCGGGCCATTACCAACAACCTGCAGGCCATCAACCTGCGCGACCTGATGGACGCCGCCCAACTGCTCGGCGCCAGCACCTGGCAGGCGGCACTGCTGGTGGTGCTGCCGAACCTGCGCAAGGGCCTGATGGTGGCGTTGCTGCTGTCGTTTTCGTTCCTGTTCGGCGAATTCGTGTTCGCCAACCTGCTGGTCGGCACCCGCTACGAGACCCTGCAGGTCTACCTGAACAACATGCGCAACAGCAGCGGCCACTTCAACAGCGCACTGGTGATCTCGTACTTCGCTTTCGTGCTGGTACTGACCTGGGTCGCCAACCGCCTGAACAAGGACAAGACCTGA
- a CDS encoding helix-turn-helix transcriptional regulator — MGIQVISRDGQPEYAVVPWEQYQALLKSAGQAPAEATVREAPASVAEAPLPAFSEVAQIRQAKGIAPELLARNVGVSPAYLGMIESGERQPDAAIRRALAWHLGVAGWSEPS, encoded by the coding sequence ATGGGTATTCAGGTCATCAGCCGGGACGGTCAGCCCGAGTACGCCGTCGTTCCCTGGGAGCAGTACCAGGCACTGCTCAAGTCGGCCGGGCAGGCGCCTGCCGAGGCCACTGTCAGAGAAGCGCCAGCTTCAGTTGCCGAGGCGCCATTGCCGGCCTTCAGCGAAGTGGCGCAAATTCGCCAGGCCAAGGGCATCGCCCCAGAGCTACTGGCGCGCAATGTCGGGGTGAGCCCGGCGTATCTGGGCATGATCGAATCGGGCGAGCGCCAGCCGGATGCTGCCATCCGCCGCGCCTTGGCCTGGCACCTGGGGGTGGCTGGCTGGAGCGAGCCATCATGA
- a CDS encoding ABC transporter ATP-binding protein: protein MSFVSVQKLQKSYAGSPVFENIDCHIERGEFVTLLGPSGCGKSTLLRCIAGLTPVDSGQILLDGQDIVPVSPQKRGIGMVFQSYALFPNMTVEQNVAFGLRMQKVKADESQVRVREVLELVELGSFAGRYPHQLSGGQCQRVALARSLVTRPRLLLLDEPLSALDARIRKHLREQIRAIQRELGLTTIFVTHDQEEALTMSDRIFLMNQGKIVQSGDAETLYTAPVDLFAAGFIGNYNLLDADSASRLLQRPVTSRLAIRPESITLGANGELDAEVRSHSLLGNVIRYRVNVREVELVVDVLNRSPADLHADGKRVSLSIDPTALREVA from the coding sequence ATGAGCTTCGTCAGCGTACAGAAACTGCAAAAAAGCTACGCCGGCAGCCCGGTGTTCGAGAACATCGACTGCCATATCGAACGCGGCGAGTTCGTTACCCTGCTAGGCCCGTCCGGTTGCGGCAAGTCCACCCTGCTGCGCTGCATCGCCGGGCTGACCCCGGTGGACAGCGGGCAGATCCTGCTCGACGGCCAGGACATTGTGCCGGTCAGCCCGCAAAAGCGTGGCATTGGCATGGTGTTCCAGAGCTATGCGCTGTTCCCCAACATGACCGTGGAGCAGAACGTGGCGTTTGGCCTGCGCATGCAGAAGGTCAAGGCCGACGAGAGCCAGGTGCGGGTGCGTGAGGTGCTGGAGCTGGTAGAGCTGGGCAGCTTCGCCGGGCGCTACCCGCACCAGTTATCTGGCGGCCAGTGCCAGCGCGTGGCCTTGGCCCGCTCGCTGGTTACCCGCCCACGCCTGCTGCTGCTCGACGAGCCGCTGTCAGCCCTGGATGCGCGTATTCGCAAACACCTGCGCGAGCAGATTCGGGCGATCCAGCGTGAGCTGGGGCTGACCACCATTTTTGTCACCCACGATCAGGAAGAAGCGTTGACCATGTCAGACCGCATCTTCCTGATGAACCAGGGCAAGATCGTGCAGAGCGGCGATGCCGAAACCCTCTATACAGCGCCTGTGGACCTGTTTGCCGCCGGCTTTATCGGCAACTACAACCTGCTGGACGCCGACAGCGCCAGCCGCCTGCTGCAACGCCCGGTCACCAGCCGCCTGGCGATCCGCCCTGAGTCGATCACCTTGGGCGCCAATGGCGAACTGGACGCAGAAGTACGCAGCCACAGCCTGCTGGGCAATGTGATTCGCTACCGCGTAAACGTGCGCGAGGTGGAGTTGGTGGTCGACGTGCTCAACCGCTCACCGGCCGACCTGCACGCGGACGGGAAACGGGTAAGCTTGTCCATCGACCCCACGGCGCTGCGGGAAGTGGCTTAA